The Zingiber officinale cultivar Zhangliang chromosome 2A, Zo_v1.1, whole genome shotgun sequence genomic sequence TAAATTTGAAGACGAATGCATGAGCTCCACAGAGGGGAAAGAAATGGTGGGAGGTGGGTTGAAGCTCTTTGGCGTGCAGCTAGAGATGCCTAGTACATCTCCCATGAACACAGACTTCAGCTCGGAGACACTCAACTTCGACActtgtgtttcttcttcttcttcgccgtTTATGGATGAAAATGAAACCGAGAAGAAGATTTCTAGAGGTAATATGTCTGATGGCATGGCTGTTAGAAcacaagaaaggaaaaaaggtAATTAATTGTTCTTTTCTGTTTTCTTTTTGAAAGAGTTGCAGTAACTTGTCATTCTTTAGGGGTTCCTTGGAGTGAGGAAGAACACAAGTTGTTTCTAACTGGGTTGGAGAAACTCGGGAAGGGGAATTGGCGAGGCATATCGAAGAAATTTGTCACAACACGAACACCGACTCAAGTCG encodes the following:
- the LOC122044342 gene encoding transcription factor MYB1R1-like; amino-acid sequence: MSSTEGKEMVGGGLKLFGVQLEMPSTSPMNTDFSSETLNFDTCVSSSSSPFMDENETEKKISRGNMSDGMAVRTQERKKGVPWSEEEHKLFLTGLEKLGKGNWRGISKKFVTTRTPTQVASHAQKHFLRQNSLNKTNRRSSLFDVVK